In Aquiflexum balticum DSM 16537, a single genomic region encodes these proteins:
- the rbsK gene encoding ribokinase → MKDKPKILVIGSANMDMVIKTDHFPVPGETIIGGNFSLIPGGKGANQAVAAARLGGEVGFLAQLGEDVFGARNLENYRKEGINISLIKLNPNKPSGVALITVDKSGENTIIVAPGANETLSVDDLYKAKDSFEAADMILIQLEIQLSVVFEACKMAFDLGKKIILNPAPAAILQPEIFPFLFLITPNETEAEQLTGVKVFDKHTAFEASEMLMAKGVENVIVTMGAAGAYVHTREFKGIIPTKKVIALDSTAAGDTFNGALAVALVKGGGMKEAVEFALKAATISVTKMGAQSSIPYLKDLS, encoded by the coding sequence ATGAAGGATAAACCCAAAATTCTTGTCATTGGTAGTGCCAATATGGATATGGTAATCAAAACAGATCATTTTCCGGTACCAGGAGAAACTATCATAGGAGGAAATTTTTCTTTGATCCCCGGAGGTAAGGGTGCCAATCAGGCTGTAGCTGCTGCAAGATTGGGTGGGGAGGTTGGTTTTTTGGCACAATTGGGTGAAGATGTATTCGGTGCCCGGAATTTGGAAAATTATCGAAAGGAAGGAATCAATATTTCTTTGATCAAACTGAATCCCAACAAACCTTCAGGAGTTGCCTTGATAACTGTGGATAAGTCCGGAGAGAATACCATCATTGTTGCTCCGGGAGCAAATGAGACCCTTTCTGTTGATGATTTATACAAGGCAAAAGATAGTTTTGAAGCAGCAGATATGATTTTGATTCAATTGGAAATCCAACTTTCTGTGGTATTTGAAGCATGCAAAATGGCATTTGACCTTGGAAAGAAAATCATTTTAAATCCAGCCCCAGCTGCCATTCTTCAGCCGGAAATATTCCCATTTCTCTTTTTAATTACCCCCAATGAGACTGAAGCTGAACAATTAACAGGGGTCAAGGTATTTGATAAACATACTGCCTTTGAAGCTTCTGAGATGCTTATGGCAAAAGGAGTGGAAAATGTAATCGTCACCATGGGTGCGGCAGGGGCATATGTACATACCAGGGAATTCAAAGGAATAATTCCGACCAAGAAAGTGATCGCATTGGATAGCACAGCGGCAGGGGATACATTCAATGGTGCTTTGGCAGTGGCTTTGGTCAAAGGTGGAGGAATGAAAGAGGCGGTTGAATTTGCTTTAAAAGCAGCTACGATTTCTGTTACCAAAATGGGTGCGCAAAGTTCTATCCCCTACTTGAAGGATTTGTCTTAA